A single genomic interval of Chitinophaga sp. 180180018-3 harbors:
- a CDS encoding DinB family protein: MENTATIRLAWLLENIPTVLGQLNEEEWRFKPSPEKWSKQEILGHLIDSAANNHQRFVRIQVEDEPVIRYNQNDWNKYSRHQLQPATLLLDTWTTYNRFLLSLIKHIPEAALTQTGIGGEGKPFTLAFIIDDYVAHMEHHLRQIINY, translated from the coding sequence ATGGAAAATACCGCTACTATACGTCTTGCCTGGCTGCTGGAAAACATTCCAACTGTGCTGGGCCAGCTGAACGAAGAAGAATGGCGCTTTAAACCCAGCCCTGAAAAATGGAGCAAACAAGAGATCCTCGGCCATCTGATAGATAGCGCCGCTAATAATCATCAACGTTTTGTAAGGATACAGGTGGAAGACGAACCCGTTATACGCTATAATCAGAACGACTGGAATAAATACAGCCGGCATCAGTTGCAACCGGCAACGTTGCTGCTGGATACGTGGACTACGTATAACCGCTTCCTGTTATCTCTGATAAAACACATTCCGGAAGCAGCGTTGACGCAGACTGGAATTGGCGGAGAAGGAAAGCCTTTTACACTGGCGTTTATTATCGACGACTATGTAGCACATATGGAACATCATTTGCGTCAGATCATCAACTATTAA
- a CDS encoding DeoR/GlpR family DNA-binding transcription regulator, whose product MSMINIAERHKFILSRLHEKGYVNVLELCKELDVSGVTIRKDLKLLEDKSLLFRSHGGATIHNPYTIDKPVNEKESIRRDEKTLIGQTAAAQIVPNDAIIIASGTSVLALAKHIQPKGHLTVITGALNVALELLRRPDIEVIQLGGYLRKTSTSVTGIYAEKILDDFSCSKLFLGVDGIDLEFGLTTTNIMEAHLNQKMMATAQKTIVLADSSKFGKRGFGRICSVEDIDEVITDSSISQHTVRLMEDMGVKVTVV is encoded by the coding sequence ATGTCTATGATTAATATTGCAGAACGCCATAAATTTATCCTCAGCAGATTGCATGAGAAGGGATATGTGAATGTACTTGAACTGTGCAAGGAGCTGGATGTATCTGGCGTGACTATACGAAAAGATCTGAAGTTACTGGAAGATAAATCGCTGTTGTTCCGGTCGCATGGCGGCGCTACTATTCATAACCCTTACACCATCGATAAACCGGTCAATGAAAAGGAAAGTATCCGTCGTGATGAAAAGACGTTAATCGGTCAAACAGCTGCCGCACAGATTGTTCCCAACGACGCTATCATTATTGCCTCAGGCACCTCTGTACTGGCGTTGGCAAAGCATATACAACCCAAAGGCCACCTGACGGTGATTACCGGTGCACTAAACGTTGCGCTGGAATTATTAAGAAGACCGGATATAGAAGTTATACAACTCGGAGGATATCTTCGTAAAACATCTACGTCGGTAACCGGCATTTATGCAGAAAAGATACTGGATGATTTTTCCTGCAGCAAGTTATTCCTGGGAGTAGATGGCATAGACCTGGAATTTGGGCTCACCACTACCAACATCATGGAGGCACATCTGAATCAGAAGATGATGGCCACCGCTCAGAAAACCATTGTGCTGGCCGATTCCAGTAAATTCGGCAAACGTGGGTTTGGAAGAATCTGCAGTGTGGAAGATATCGACGAAGTGATCACCGACAGCAGTATTTCCCAACATACTGTCAGGCTAATGGAAGATATGGGTGTAAAAGTAACGGTGGTGTAA
- a CDS encoding RagB/SusD family nutrient uptake outer membrane protein → MKRNINLHIQRLAGGVILPAVLLISACGKSFLDVPPQGQQPSEQFWKNEGDATKAVNAIYANLREWKQVGFASIAVESLGSDDTEKGSSASDATFLNKYDDFTVTATEGQIQDFWKAQYQEINFCNQVLDNVPGIKMDDALKTRYLAEAKFVRAYAYFRLVRAFGDVPLRLKLPVGAEDYNMARTPKAEVWAAIEKDLTDAAAVLPPSYGAADLGRATKGAALSLHAKVAMYQNKWADVLNYTNQAMGLGYTLFPNFEQLFRIPNENSKESVFEIQCKLILDSKDASNSQYSQIQGVRGVVGGGWGFNVPTQDLVKEFEPNDPRLGGTIIFRGETTAEGDFIPVVGDNPMYNKKSYVPFRLFVTGYTEGADQNIRVIRYSEVLLMNAEAANELGNSAQALQSLNAVRARARQGNPNILPDVTATDKAALRNAIWHERRVELAMENDRFFDVIRQGRGAAVFGPKGFKAGRNELWPVPQNEIDISSGKLTQNPGY, encoded by the coding sequence ATGAAACGAAATATTAATCTTCATATACAACGTTTAGCCGGTGGCGTTATATTGCCGGCTGTATTGCTCATCTCCGCCTGTGGTAAAAGTTTTCTGGATGTTCCTCCGCAGGGGCAACAGCCCAGTGAGCAATTCTGGAAGAATGAAGGAGATGCAACAAAAGCTGTGAATGCCATCTATGCCAATCTGCGCGAATGGAAGCAGGTAGGTTTCGCATCAATTGCTGTGGAAAGCCTGGGCTCCGATGATACCGAAAAAGGTAGTAGTGCGTCAGATGCCACCTTCCTCAATAAATACGACGATTTCACAGTGACGGCTACAGAAGGCCAGATCCAGGATTTCTGGAAGGCGCAGTACCAGGAGATCAACTTCTGTAATCAGGTGCTGGACAATGTTCCGGGTATCAAGATGGATGATGCACTGAAAACCCGTTATCTTGCGGAAGCAAAATTTGTCAGGGCATATGCCTATTTCCGCCTGGTGCGTGCCTTTGGAGATGTGCCCCTGAGGTTGAAGCTTCCGGTTGGTGCAGAAGACTATAACATGGCCCGCACACCCAAAGCCGAAGTATGGGCTGCCATTGAAAAAGATCTGACAGATGCAGCAGCTGTACTGCCGCCATCCTATGGAGCTGCAGACCTGGGCCGGGCTACAAAAGGCGCTGCGTTGTCGCTGCACGCAAAGGTGGCGATGTACCAGAATAAATGGGCGGATGTACTGAACTACACCAATCAGGCTATGGGATTGGGCTACACCCTGTTCCCCAACTTTGAACAGCTGTTCCGCATCCCTAATGAAAATTCAAAAGAATCCGTATTTGAGATTCAGTGTAAGCTTATCCTCGATAGTAAAGATGCTTCCAACTCACAATACTCCCAGATACAGGGTGTAAGAGGCGTAGTTGGAGGTGGCTGGGGTTTCAATGTACCTACCCAGGATCTGGTAAAGGAATTTGAACCCAATGATCCGCGTCTTGGCGGAACTATTATCTTCCGTGGAGAAACTACTGCTGAAGGTGATTTTATCCCTGTAGTGGGCGATAACCCGATGTACAACAAAAAATCGTATGTGCCTTTCAGGTTGTTTGTTACCGGTTACACCGAAGGTGCTGATCAGAATATACGGGTAATACGTTATTCAGAAGTATTGTTGATGAATGCTGAAGCAGCAAATGAGCTGGGTAACTCCGCTCAGGCGCTTCAATCCCTTAACGCGGTGAGAGCACGCGCCCGCCAGGGTAATCCTAACATTCTCCCGGATGTAACGGCGACTGATAAAGCAGCGTTGAGAAATGCCATCTGGCACGAAAGAAGGGTAGAACTGGCCATGGAAAACGATCGTTTCTTCGATGTGATCCGTCAGGGCAGAGGCGCCGCCGTATTTGGTCCTAAAGGATTTAAAGCCGGAAGGAATGAGCTGTGGCCCGTTCCACAGAATGAAATCGACATCAGTTCCGGCAAACTGACTCAGAATCCTGGTTATTAA
- a CDS encoding glucoamylase family protein — protein MRYIAFICLFFIMQPLTAQQKKTVRPQQLTDEQLLELVQKQTFRYFWDFGHPVSGMARERSNKSFDYGDEVVTTGGTGFGVMAIIVATERGWITREAAVERMLKMINFLRKADNYHGVFPHWLNGATGKTIPFSRKDDGGDLVETSFLFEGLLCARQYFNRDTPEEKELRNKINWTWNETEWNWYTQGGRDVLYWHWSPNQGWSMNHEIRGWNECLITYVLAASSPRYAISPDVYHKGWVNNIYFRNDRSFYGIKLPLGFDYGGPLFFSHYSFMGLDPRGLKDRYADYWEQNRNHTLINREYCMQNPKGFKGYGADCWGLTASDTYNGYNAHSPENDWGTITPTAALSAFPYTPEYSMQALKYFYYKLGDKIWSDYGFTDAFNETKQWYATSHLAIDQGPIIVMIENYRTGLMWKLFMSCPEVQQGLQRLGFPEKK, from the coding sequence ATGAGATATATCGCATTTATATGCCTGTTCTTTATCATGCAGCCACTGACGGCGCAACAGAAAAAGACGGTACGGCCACAGCAACTGACAGATGAACAGTTATTGGAGCTGGTGCAGAAACAGACGTTCCGCTACTTCTGGGATTTCGGACATCCGGTATCAGGGATGGCCAGAGAACGTAGTAACAAATCATTCGATTACGGAGATGAAGTAGTAACTACCGGTGGCACCGGCTTTGGCGTGATGGCGATTATTGTTGCCACGGAAAGAGGATGGATCACCAGAGAGGCAGCAGTGGAACGCATGCTGAAAATGATCAACTTCCTTCGCAAGGCCGACAACTATCATGGCGTATTCCCGCACTGGCTCAACGGGGCAACAGGAAAAACTATTCCATTCAGCCGTAAAGACGATGGCGGCGACCTTGTAGAAACTTCTTTCCTCTTTGAAGGCCTGTTATGTGCCCGGCAGTATTTCAACCGGGATACACCTGAGGAAAAAGAGCTCCGGAATAAAATCAACTGGACCTGGAATGAAACAGAATGGAACTGGTATACACAAGGAGGAAGAGATGTACTGTATTGGCATTGGAGCCCTAATCAGGGTTGGAGCATGAACCACGAAATCAGGGGATGGAACGAATGCCTGATCACTTATGTACTCGCCGCATCTTCTCCCCGTTATGCCATCAGTCCGGATGTATATCATAAAGGCTGGGTGAATAATATCTACTTCAGGAACGATCGCAGTTTTTACGGCATCAAACTTCCGCTGGGATTTGACTATGGCGGCCCGCTGTTTTTCTCTCACTATTCTTTTATGGGACTGGATCCCCGCGGCCTGAAAGATCGTTATGCTGATTACTGGGAGCAGAACCGGAATCATACCCTGATAAACCGCGAGTATTGTATGCAGAATCCTAAGGGCTTTAAGGGATACGGAGCCGACTGCTGGGGACTTACAGCCAGTGATACTTACAACGGTTATAACGCACATTCACCGGAGAATGATTGGGGCACTATCACTCCCACTGCGGCGCTATCTGCTTTTCCGTACACGCCGGAATATTCTATGCAGGCGCTGAAATATTTCTACTACAAACTGGGCGATAAGATCTGGAGCGATTACGGATTTACGGATGCGTTTAACGAAACAAAACAATGGTATGCTACTTCCCATCTGGCTATTGATCAGGGGCCGATTATAGTGATGATAGAGAACTACCGTACCGGTCTGATGTGGAAATTATTTATGAGTTGTCCCGAAGTACAGCAGGGGCTGCAGCGGCTTGGCTTCCCGGAAAAAAAATAA
- a CDS encoding Ada metal-binding domain-containing protein, giving the protein MFYHHKLGNSPGAIRQQLSRLIHSGEIALGGYSKGKIYGTLHCSAGKRMNIINRVFFKDEAEALQEGYRPCGRCMPDKYRQWKIRLAAG; this is encoded by the coding sequence ATGTTCTATCATCATAAACTGGGCAACTCTCCCGGCGCGATCAGGCAACAGCTGAGCCGCCTTATACACAGCGGTGAAATAGCTTTGGGCGGCTATAGCAAAGGAAAAATCTATGGAACATTGCACTGCAGCGCTGGTAAACGGATGAATATCATAAACAGGGTATTCTTTAAAGATGAAGCAGAAGCGTTGCAGGAAGGGTACCGGCCTTGTGGACGCTGTATGCCTGATAAATACAGGCAATGGAAAATCCGTCTCGCAGCCGGATAA
- a CDS encoding family 43 glycosylhydrolase — MKRLYVFILMLWCIVCFRIQAEAQTTYCNPVNIDYGYCPIPNFTTWGKHRATADPVIVNYKGDYYLFSTNQWGYWWSPDLLNWHFVSRKFLKPYHHVYDELCAPAAWVMGDTLLVFGSTYTSDFPIWMSTNPKANEWKEAIDSLQIGGWDPDFFTDDDGRLYMYNGSSNRYPLYGVEMDRKTLQPKGTRKEMYLLEPERYGWQRFGENMDNTFLDPFIEGAWMTKHNGKYYLQYGAPGTEFSGYADGVVVSDHPLGPFKPQPHNPVSYKPGGYARGAGHGSTFQDNNGYWWHVSTMVVAVKNSFERRLGFWPAGFDGDDVMYCNTTFGDYPHYTHRGPADSAGTAGYKASGFTGWMLLNYNKPVTVSSTLGGYLPNNAVDESIKTYWSAATRNKGEWIQSDLGTVSTVRAVQINYADQDAPFMGKQTDIFHQYMLWYSVDGKHWKILADKSKQRKDVPHDYIELPAPVQARYVKMENIHMPGGKFALSGFRVFGNGNGAIPDTVKDFVVLRTEKDKRSAWIKWSPVDNAYAYNIYTGIAPDKLYNCIMVHNNNDYYFKGMDKELPYYFCIEAINENGVSVRTQVIKSE, encoded by the coding sequence ATGAAAAGGTTATATGTTTTTATATTGATGTTATGGTGCATCGTCTGTTTCCGGATTCAGGCGGAGGCACAAACTACTTATTGCAATCCGGTGAATATAGACTATGGTTATTGTCCTATTCCTAATTTCACTACCTGGGGAAAACATAGGGCTACAGCCGATCCGGTGATTGTGAACTATAAGGGCGACTATTACCTTTTTTCCACTAATCAATGGGGCTATTGGTGGAGCCCGGATCTGTTGAACTGGCATTTTGTTTCAAGGAAATTTCTGAAACCATATCATCATGTATACGACGAGTTATGTGCACCTGCCGCCTGGGTAATGGGAGATACATTACTCGTTTTCGGATCTACCTATACGAGTGATTTTCCTATCTGGATGAGCACCAATCCCAAAGCCAATGAATGGAAGGAGGCAATAGATTCACTGCAGATAGGAGGCTGGGATCCCGATTTTTTTACAGATGATGATGGCCGGTTGTACATGTATAACGGCAGCAGCAACCGTTATCCGTTGTATGGTGTGGAAATGGACCGGAAAACCTTACAACCCAAAGGTACCCGGAAAGAAATGTACCTCCTGGAGCCGGAACGGTATGGCTGGCAGCGATTTGGTGAAAATATGGACAATACTTTCCTCGATCCTTTCATAGAAGGCGCCTGGATGACCAAACATAACGGTAAGTACTATCTGCAATATGGCGCACCGGGAACGGAATTCAGCGGCTATGCAGATGGCGTTGTAGTAAGTGATCATCCTCTCGGGCCCTTTAAGCCACAGCCGCATAACCCCGTTTCGTATAAGCCTGGAGGTTATGCCCGTGGAGCAGGCCATGGCAGCACCTTCCAGGATAATAACGGATACTGGTGGCATGTATCTACTATGGTTGTTGCCGTTAAGAACAGTTTTGAACGCCGCCTGGGCTTCTGGCCTGCAGGATTCGATGGCGATGATGTGATGTATTGTAATACTACCTTCGGAGATTATCCACATTATACTCATCGTGGCCCGGCCGATTCGGCAGGTACTGCCGGGTATAAAGCCTCCGGCTTCACTGGTTGGATGTTGCTGAACTACAACAAACCGGTAACAGTATCTTCCACACTGGGAGGATACTTACCTAACAATGCAGTGGATGAAAGTATCAAAACTTATTGGAGTGCAGCTACCCGTAACAAGGGAGAGTGGATACAGTCGGACCTCGGGACCGTAAGCACCGTACGCGCTGTACAGATAAACTACGCGGATCAGGATGCACCTTTCATGGGAAAACAAACGGATATCTTTCATCAGTATATGCTTTGGTATTCCGTTGATGGAAAGCATTGGAAGATATTAGCGGATAAGAGTAAGCAGCGAAAAGATGTGCCGCATGATTACATTGAATTGCCCGCACCTGTACAGGCGCGGTATGTGAAGATGGAGAATATTCACATGCCCGGTGGAAAATTTGCACTGAGCGGTTTCCGGGTCTTCGGCAATGGCAACGGTGCTATACCTGATACCGTAAAAGATTTTGTAGTGCTTCGAACGGAGAAGGATAAACGAAGCGCATGGATAAAATGGTCGCCCGTGGATAATGCCTATGCTTACAACATCTACACAGGTATAGCGCCGGATAAGTTATACAACTGCATCATGGTACATAATAACAACGATTATTATTTCAAGGGAATGGATAAAGAACTGCCTTATTATTTCTGTATAGAAGCGATCAACGAAAACGGCGTATCTGTTCGCACACAGGTAATTAAATCAGAATAA
- a CDS encoding LamG domain-containing protein, which translates to MKFKLQSYAILAAGALLLSACYKKFDAASYAPALSIGGYSSSNAIAPGNLVAYWGFEGSLTDSISKTTGEASGTSFTAGIKGSALKGADQSYALFTPGTSITSLKAFTVTMWVNNPQNTKGIVGLFTISNTKSFWGNLDIFFENGSTDTKAVLKIHASNNNKDAWLGNYEVMNIWNKWASIAVSYNGADTFKVYVNGSKIDTKVITGYGQLQFTNPGKIVFGTSQFQTVPSLTSASTAQDWASYLTGALDEVRIYNKALEENDISALVKLEGRGK; encoded by the coding sequence ATGAAATTCAAACTTCAATCATACGCAATATTAGCTGCCGGCGCCTTGCTGCTGTCGGCCTGCTATAAAAAATTCGATGCTGCCAGCTATGCCCCGGCACTGTCCATCGGCGGCTATTCCAGTAGCAACGCTATTGCCCCGGGCAATCTGGTAGCTTACTGGGGATTTGAAGGCAGTCTTACAGACAGCATCTCCAAAACTACAGGAGAAGCCAGTGGCACTTCTTTCACCGCAGGCATCAAAGGCAGCGCGCTAAAGGGCGCCGATCAGTCTTATGCCTTGTTTACTCCCGGCACATCTATCACCAGCCTCAAAGCTTTTACGGTGACCATGTGGGTGAATAATCCGCAGAATACTAAAGGCATCGTGGGCCTCTTTACTATCAGCAACACTAAATCCTTCTGGGGGAACCTGGATATCTTCTTTGAAAATGGAAGTACTGATACGAAAGCCGTCCTCAAAATACACGCCAGCAACAACAATAAAGACGCATGGCTGGGAAACTACGAAGTGATGAACATCTGGAATAAATGGGCAAGTATTGCGGTGTCTTACAACGGTGCGGATACTTTTAAAGTATATGTGAATGGCTCTAAAATAGATACAAAGGTTATCACAGGCTACGGTCAGCTCCAGTTTACTAATCCGGGTAAGATTGTATTCGGTACTTCGCAGTTCCAGACAGTGCCAAGCCTGACTTCTGCCTCCACTGCGCAGGACTGGGCCAGCTATCTGACAGGAGCACTCGATGAAGTAAGGATTTATAACAAGGCGTTGGAAGAAAATGATATCAGCGCACTTGTGAAACTGGAAGGACGAGGTAAATAG
- the bglX gene encoding beta-glucosidase BglX, with product MKKVVFSLTALLLGVYGQVAAQKTDAKMNTFVTGLMGKMTLEEKIGQLNLLTPGGGVATGAVVSTDVEAKISKGNVGGLFGVIGVDKIRQAQELAVTKSRLKIPLLFGSDVIHGYKTTFPIPLGLSCSWDMSLIEKSARVAAVEASSDGLNWVFSPMVDIARDPRWGRVAEGSGEDTYLGSRIAAAMVKGYQGNHLGDKYSVMACVKHFALYGAAEGGRDYNTTDMSRIKMYEYYLPPYKAAVDAGAGSVMTSFNEIDGVPASANRWLLTDLLRKQWGFKGMVVTDYTSINEMIDHGLGDLQTVSALALKAGVDMDMVGEGFVGTLKQSLKEHKVTQQEIDDACRRVLEAKYKLGLFEDPYRYCDASAASKEVGSAGKRQAAREFGTKACVLLKNDRQVLPLKKSGTIALIGPLADNRNNMLGTWAVSGDIQTSVPVLQGMKQAGGSGVNVLYAKGANISDDSSFAQKVNVFGERIDIDKRTPAQMLDEATATAAKADVIVAVVGEASEMSGEAASRSDISIPESQRKLLAELAKTGKPLVVVLMSGRPLTLTAENEEATALLQVWFQGHEAGNAIADVLFGNYNPSGKLTMSFPRNAGQIPVYYNHKNTGRPQPEGKPAQKFRSNYLDVSNDPLFPFGYGLSYTTFKYEGLKLSTSKINKEQTINVSFTLTNTGNYAGEEVVQLYLHDRVASVTRPVKELKDFQKISLQPGESKTVQFVISKEKLSFFNSQLQWVAEPGMFDLMIGASSADIRLRETFELL from the coding sequence ATGAAGAAAGTAGTTTTCTCTTTAACAGCGCTCCTGCTGGGTGTTTACGGGCAGGTAGCCGCGCAGAAAACAGACGCAAAGATGAATACTTTCGTAACCGGATTAATGGGTAAGATGACGCTGGAAGAAAAGATCGGACAGTTGAACCTGTTAACCCCGGGTGGTGGAGTGGCCACCGGAGCGGTAGTAAGTACTGACGTAGAGGCAAAAATCAGTAAAGGAAATGTAGGCGGATTGTTTGGGGTGATAGGAGTGGATAAGATCCGTCAGGCCCAGGAACTGGCGGTAACTAAAAGTCGCCTTAAGATTCCGCTGTTGTTCGGGTCGGACGTTATTCACGGATATAAAACAACCTTCCCCATCCCACTGGGACTTTCCTGTAGCTGGGATATGAGCCTGATTGAAAAGAGCGCCCGTGTGGCAGCTGTTGAGGCCAGCTCGGATGGCCTGAACTGGGTGTTTTCACCTATGGTGGATATTGCGCGCGATCCCCGTTGGGGCCGTGTTGCAGAGGGCTCCGGAGAAGATACTTATCTTGGCTCCAGGATTGCAGCTGCTATGGTAAAAGGATACCAGGGAAATCATCTGGGCGATAAATACAGTGTGATGGCCTGTGTGAAACACTTCGCACTTTACGGCGCAGCTGAAGGCGGGAGGGATTACAACACTACCGACATGAGCCGCATTAAAATGTATGAATATTACCTGCCCCCTTATAAAGCGGCAGTTGACGCAGGAGCAGGCAGTGTGATGACCTCATTCAATGAAATAGACGGCGTGCCTGCATCGGCTAACAGGTGGCTGCTAACAGATCTGCTGAGGAAACAGTGGGGCTTCAAAGGCATGGTAGTAACAGATTATACCTCCATCAATGAAATGATAGATCACGGTTTGGGAGATCTGCAAACGGTATCGGCACTGGCATTGAAAGCCGGTGTGGATATGGATATGGTTGGAGAAGGTTTTGTAGGGACCCTGAAACAATCTCTCAAAGAGCATAAGGTTACACAACAGGAAATAGATGATGCCTGCCGGAGAGTACTGGAAGCAAAGTATAAGCTCGGATTATTTGAAGATCCTTATCGCTACTGTGATGCATCGGCTGCTTCGAAAGAAGTAGGTAGTGCCGGTAAGAGGCAGGCGGCCAGAGAGTTTGGTACAAAAGCATGCGTGTTGTTGAAGAACGATCGTCAGGTACTGCCACTGAAAAAATCGGGTACAATCGCGCTGATAGGGCCGTTGGCAGATAACCGGAATAATATGCTGGGTACCTGGGCGGTAAGCGGAGATATCCAGACTTCAGTACCAGTATTACAGGGAATGAAGCAGGCAGGTGGCAGCGGAGTGAATGTTCTCTATGCTAAAGGCGCTAATATCAGCGACGACAGCAGCTTTGCCCAAAAGGTGAATGTATTCGGAGAAAGGATTGATATTGATAAAAGAACTCCGGCTCAGATGCTCGACGAAGCAACCGCTACTGCAGCTAAAGCAGATGTGATAGTGGCGGTAGTAGGAGAGGCATCAGAAATGAGTGGAGAAGCGGCCAGCAGATCTGATATCAGCATTCCGGAAAGCCAGCGCAAATTACTGGCGGAACTGGCCAAAACAGGTAAACCCCTTGTAGTGGTGCTGATGAGCGGCCGGCCACTGACGCTGACAGCAGAGAATGAAGAAGCTACTGCACTCCTGCAGGTTTGGTTCCAGGGGCATGAAGCGGGTAATGCCATTGCGGATGTGCTGTTCGGTAATTATAATCCTTCCGGAAAACTCACGATGAGTTTCCCGCGTAACGCAGGGCAAATACCTGTTTACTACAATCATAAGAATACCGGTCGCCCGCAGCCTGAAGGAAAACCAGCGCAAAAGTTCAGGTCTAACTATCTGGATGTATCTAACGATCCGCTGTTCCCGTTCGGCTATGGGTTGAGTTATACTACATTCAAATACGAAGGACTTAAACTCAGTACTTCGAAAATAAATAAGGAACAAACAATTAATGTCTCTTTTACACTCACTAATACCGGCAATTATGCAGGAGAGGAAGTAGTACAGTTGTATCTGCACGACCGCGTTGCATCCGTAACCCGGCCGGTGAAGGAGTTGAAGGATTTTCAGAAAATTAGCCTGCAACCAGGGGAAAGTAAAACAGTGCAGTTTGTAATCAGTAAAGAAAAACTGTCTTTTTTTAACAGTCAGCTACAATGGGTAGCCGAACCGGGAATGTTTGATCTGATGATAGGAGCATCTTCTGCAGATATCAGGTTGCGGGAAACTTTTGAATTGTTATAA
- a CDS encoding glucoamylase family protein, with protein sequence MKRILLYHLLLLLTAACGKSGGDKASPPPVTPVALSFTSLNVDGQSSGFSYVGTGTRPVIKITFTDAISRNSATVACSFNAAGGAAVPFNVGWEQGDSTIVLQPVSALTNLSDYTITAGTGLTSVKNARLLSAITVSLTTAIDTTDKFPRINDDALLTLVQQQTFRYFRELAHPVSGMARERNTSGETVTTGGTGFGIMAIVAATERNFISRSEGLAMLTKITGFLTTKAARYHGAFPHWINGSTGAVIPFSAKDDGADLVETSFLIQGLLTARQYFNKADITETQLRNNITNIYNAVEWNWFRKNNEDVLYWHWSEKYQWDMNLPIRGWNECLITYVLAASAPNPVPNVVYNNGWAGNGAIRNTASFYGVTIPLGQPSGGPMFFSHYSFLGINPIGLKDQYADYEQQVKNHARANYAYCVANPARNYGYGADCWGLTASDIPNGYTASSPGNDVGVIAPTAALASFPYTPVESMQALKFFYYKLGDKIWKEDGFTDAFSLQRKWFADSFLAIDQGPVIVMIENYRSGLLWKLFMSCPEVKTGMHNLGFSSPNL encoded by the coding sequence ATGAAACGAATATTATTATATCACCTGCTGCTGCTGCTGACAGCAGCATGCGGCAAAAGCGGAGGCGACAAGGCGTCGCCTCCGCCTGTTACACCGGTGGCACTGAGTTTTACATCCCTGAATGTAGACGGCCAATCTTCCGGGTTTAGCTATGTTGGTACTGGTACCAGGCCAGTGATTAAAATTACATTTACAGACGCCATCTCGCGCAATTCTGCAACGGTGGCCTGTTCCTTCAATGCCGCCGGCGGGGCAGCTGTACCATTTAATGTCGGCTGGGAACAAGGCGATAGTACTATTGTGCTGCAACCGGTATCTGCGCTAACTAACCTCAGCGACTATACGATTACCGCCGGTACGGGACTTACGTCTGTGAAAAATGCCCGCCTCCTGTCGGCAATTACGGTGTCGCTGACCACCGCCATTGATACAACAGATAAATTTCCACGCATCAACGATGATGCCCTGCTCACACTTGTGCAGCAGCAAACATTCAGATACTTCCGGGAGCTGGCCCATCCGGTTAGCGGTATGGCCAGAGAACGCAACACCAGCGGAGAAACCGTTACTACAGGCGGAACCGGATTCGGTATCATGGCAATCGTCGCCGCAACGGAGCGCAATTTTATTAGTCGCAGTGAAGGGCTGGCCATGCTCACAAAAATTACCGGTTTCCTGACCACCAAAGCAGCCCGCTACCACGGCGCATTTCCGCACTGGATCAACGGCAGCACAGGAGCAGTCATTCCCTTCAGCGCCAAAGACGATGGAGCGGACCTGGTAGAAACCTCTTTCCTGATACAGGGCCTGCTAACAGCCCGGCAGTATTTTAATAAAGCAGATATAACGGAAACGCAGCTACGAAACAACATCACCAATATTTATAACGCTGTCGAATGGAACTGGTTCCGGAAAAATAATGAAGATGTGTTGTACTGGCACTGGAGTGAAAAGTACCAGTGGGACATGAACCTGCCGATAAGAGGATGGAACGAATGTCTTATTACCTACGTACTCGCAGCCAGTGCACCTAATCCTGTTCCCAACGTGGTATATAACAACGGATGGGCAGGAAACGGCGCCATACGGAATACTGCGTCGTTTTATGGCGTTACTATTCCATTGGGGCAGCCTTCCGGTGGACCGATGTTTTTCTCGCACTACTCTTTCCTGGGTATTAACCCGATAGGATTGAAAGATCAGTATGCAGACTATGAGCAACAGGTGAAGAACCATGCCCGCGCCAACTATGCTTATTGTGTGGCTAATCCGGCCCGCAATTATGGCTATGGGGCCGATTGCTGGGGACTTACAGCAAGCGATATCCCTAACGGCTATACGGCAAGCTCGCCGGGTAATGACGTGGGCGTGATTGCTCCAACAGCAGCACTGGCCAGTTTCCCTTATACACCTGTGGAATCCATGCAGGCACTGAAATTCTTTTATTACAAACTGGGAGATAAGATCTGGAAAGAGGATGGATTCACAGATGCTTTTTCACTGCAACGCAAATGGTTTGCAGACTCTTTCCTGGCCATAGACCAGGGGCCGGTTATCGTTATGATCGAAAATTATCGGTCAGGGTTATTGTGGAAATTATTTATGAGCTGCCCGGAAGTAAAAACCGGTATGCATAACCTGGGCTTTAGCAGCCCGAATCTTTAA